In Nitrospira sp., a single genomic region encodes these proteins:
- a CDS encoding XRE family transcriptional regulator: MAASIPAMVTPALLKWARKESGYDPEPAAKRAGVHADKLLAWEQGDAKPTLRQAQALAKLYHRPLGLFFLPQPPSLPPLAAEYRRLPGIEPGAESPELRLALRVMSQRREVTLELSGELDHTVPEFTVALHPSDPPVAAGARLRTVLGITPEEQLEWANEWQAWRSWREAVERIGALVFQFPKVDLKQVRGVALPIFPLPAIGINSKESSAAARSYTLMHELVHVALVYGHEEDVALRERRSEARWQEMERFAEEVASAVLIPDEMLGGFLGKMSVARDAWDVPLVRKLATAFRVTPLAMATRLRSTGALTWNGYRSWREKWDAYVDTLKPRKGGPVSPVDKTLGRAGRPFAQLVLEALDANRITSVDASRYLDLRFDYVQTLRQQLFKGPGGGSGGSDGGDDGD, translated from the coding sequence ATGGCAGCATCAATTCCAGCGATGGTGACTCCAGCCCTACTCAAGTGGGCGCGGAAAGAAAGCGGTTATGACCCCGAGCCGGCCGCGAAACGGGCTGGTGTGCACGCTGACAAACTTCTTGCGTGGGAACAGGGTGACGCCAAGCCGACGCTGCGCCAGGCGCAGGCGCTCGCCAAGCTCTATCACCGGCCACTGGGCCTGTTCTTCTTGCCACAGCCTCCTTCGCTTCCTCCACTCGCTGCAGAGTATCGGCGTCTGCCGGGGATTGAACCAGGGGCGGAATCGCCTGAATTGCGGCTCGCGCTTCGAGTCATGTCTCAACGACGAGAAGTAACGCTTGAGTTGAGCGGTGAATTGGACCATACCGTACCGGAGTTCACTGTCGCACTCCATCCATCCGATCCCCCTGTGGCTGCGGGGGCACGGCTGCGGACTGTGCTCGGCATTACTCCAGAGGAGCAATTGGAGTGGGCAAATGAATGGCAGGCGTGGAGGAGTTGGCGTGAAGCGGTGGAGCGCATCGGTGCTCTCGTCTTTCAATTTCCCAAGGTTGATCTAAAGCAAGTGCGGGGTGTGGCACTTCCGATTTTTCCGCTACCCGCCATCGGAATTAACAGCAAGGAGTCTTCGGCTGCCGCGCGTTCTTATACTCTGATGCACGAGTTGGTGCATGTGGCCCTTGTGTACGGGCATGAGGAGGACGTGGCTCTGCGCGAGCGTCGCAGTGAAGCAAGGTGGCAAGAGATGGAACGCTTTGCCGAGGAAGTCGCGAGCGCAGTGCTCATTCCTGATGAGATGTTGGGTGGATTCTTGGGGAAGATGTCCGTGGCGCGTGATGCGTGGGACGTGCCCCTGGTGAGGAAACTGGCCACTGCATTTCGAGTCACGCCGCTGGCGATGGCGACGCGCTTGCGTTCAACCGGTGCATTGACGTGGAACGGCTACAGGTCGTGGAGAGAAAAATGGGATGCTTACGTGGACACATTGAAGCCGCGCAAAGGTGGTCCTGTCTCACCAGTGGATAAGACCTTAGGCCGCGCAGGCCGTCCCTTTGCCCAACTGGTATTGGAAGCATTGGATGCCAACCGAATCACCTCGGTAGATGCCAGTCGATATCTTGACCTTCGTTTTGATTATGTCCAGACCCTTCGTCAGCAGTTGTTCAAGGGGCCAGGCGGAGGATCCGGGGGATCTGATGGTGGAGACGATGGCGACTGA
- a CDS encoding DUF4411 family protein: MYSVDTSFFMDWQARYYPLDVFATLNTRIEQLIKTGNFKAVELVKEEINAIGTPDLKTWAGSHKTLFAPLTPDVQLEAAAIEAKYPDLLDVKSPHQSADAYVIAFAKLQSGIVISQETSAHEKRNPKKNHYIPDVCRDLGIPCINLLGLMRKEKWKF, translated from the coding sequence GTGTACTCCGTTGATACGAGTTTCTTCATGGATTGGCAGGCCCGGTATTATCCGCTGGATGTATTCGCGACTTTAAACACACGGATCGAGCAACTCATCAAGACCGGCAACTTCAAAGCCGTTGAGTTGGTCAAGGAGGAGATCAATGCGATCGGAACGCCTGACCTGAAGACATGGGCTGGCAGCCATAAGACTCTCTTTGCCCCTCTCACCCCCGATGTCCAGCTCGAAGCCGCCGCCATTGAAGCAAAGTACCCTGACTTGCTGGATGTCAAAAGCCCCCATCAATCGGCTGATGCCTATGTGATTGCATTCGCAAAACTCCAAAGCGGCATCGTTATCTCGCAAGAGACCTCTGCTCATGAAAAGCGAAATCCCAAGAAGAACCACTACATCCCCGATGTCTGCCGTGACCTCGGCATCCCTTGCATCAATCTTCTTGGTTTAATGCGGAAAGAGAAATGGAAGTTCTGA
- a CDS encoding RidA family protein, producing MPRQNVSTGGPWEGKIGYSRAVRVGQSVSVSGSTAMTPSGLVGKGDAYAQTIQTFKTIEAALKQAGASLSDVVRTRIYMANIDQWQEVGRAHGEIFGAIRPATTMVEVKRLIDPDLLVEIEADAIVSA from the coding sequence ATGCCACGACAGAATGTTTCCACCGGTGGTCCCTGGGAAGGCAAGATCGGCTACTCGCGGGCGGTGCGGGTCGGTCAATCGGTATCCGTATCCGGCTCGACAGCCATGACGCCGTCGGGGCTGGTCGGTAAAGGCGACGCCTATGCGCAGACGATCCAGACGTTCAAGACCATTGAAGCGGCGCTCAAGCAGGCTGGGGCCTCGTTGAGCGACGTGGTCCGGACCCGCATCTACATGGCGAACATCGATCAGTGGCAGGAGGTGGGCCGGGCGCACGGGGAAATCTTCGGCGCCATCAGGCCGGCCACGACGATGGTCGAAGTGAAACGGTTGATCGATCCCGACCTGCTCGTGGAGATCGAAGCGGACGCGATCGTCTCGGCCTGA
- a CDS encoding MBL fold metallo-hydrolase: protein MADRKKRLESNVAGNFFVDVSCINCDTCRQLAPKSFEEIGEYSAVAHQPEGDEQIHQAYQALLACPVGSIGTEDTDQARLQQAKNSFPLHLEDGVFYCGFNSEKSFGANSFFIRHPDGNWLIDSPRYLKQLVEAFEGMGGIRTIFLTHEDDVADAGRYAEHFGAQRLIHRADADAVPGAEWIVDGTEPQQLAPDFLVIPVPGHTPGSQALLYKERFLFTGDHLWWEPDSERLGAPQSLVWDHGELIRSIEKLLHRRFEWVLAGHGDRVRLSPDILRRKLEDLLERRLVMPS, encoded by the coding sequence ATGGCCGACAGGAAGAAGCGCCTCGAGTCCAATGTGGCGGGCAACTTTTTTGTGGATGTGTCGTGCATCAACTGCGACACCTGCCGGCAATTGGCGCCGAAGAGCTTTGAGGAGATCGGCGAGTATTCGGCGGTCGCGCACCAGCCGGAGGGTGACGAGCAGATCCACCAAGCCTATCAAGCGCTCCTCGCCTGTCCGGTCGGCTCAATCGGGACGGAGGACACCGACCAGGCGCGCTTGCAGCAGGCAAAGAACAGTTTCCCGCTCCATCTGGAAGACGGCGTCTTTTATTGCGGGTTCAATTCGGAGAAGTCCTTCGGAGCCAACAGTTTCTTCATCCGACATCCGGACGGCAACTGGCTGATCGACTCCCCGCGCTATCTCAAGCAATTGGTCGAGGCGTTCGAGGGCATGGGCGGCATCAGAACCATTTTTCTCACGCATGAAGACGACGTGGCCGATGCCGGCCGATACGCCGAACACTTCGGGGCGCAGCGCCTGATCCACCGTGCGGACGCAGACGCGGTTCCAGGCGCGGAATGGATTGTCGATGGAACGGAACCACAGCAGCTCGCGCCGGATTTTCTCGTCATTCCCGTACCGGGCCACACGCCGGGCTCACAAGCGCTTCTGTACAAGGAGCGGTTCTTGTTTACCGGCGACCATCTTTGGTGGGAACCGGACTCCGAGCGACTGGGCGCGCCGCAATCGCTGGTCTGGGACCACGGAGAGTTGATTCGGTCGATCGAGAAATTGCTTCATCGCCGGTTCGAGTGGGTGCTGGCCGGGCATGGAGATCGAGTTCGCCTGTCGCCGGACATTTTGCGCAGGAAGCTTGAAGACCTCCTCGAACGACGGCTCGTCATGCCCTCATGA
- a CDS encoding DNA-3-methyladenine glycosylase, with protein sequence MTRRSPAIRHLSLVDPVMERLICDIGPCTLKQRSRRSPFESLARAIAYQQLHDKAAESILRRFVTLFPRRRFPRPDELLALDAGRIRRCGFSRAKALALRDLAAKTLDGTVPTSRAIARLDDDAIVERLITIRGIGRWTVEMLLIFQLGRPDVLPVDDFGVRNGFRIAYGRRSMPTPKEMLRYGQRWKPYRTAASWYLWRAADRVKNGKESPGITI encoded by the coding sequence GTGACGCGCCGTTCACCCGCGATTCGCCATCTCTCGCTCGTCGACCCGGTCATGGAGCGATTGATCTGCGACATCGGGCCCTGCACGCTGAAACAGCGGAGCCGACGGTCGCCGTTCGAATCTTTGGCGAGGGCGATCGCGTATCAGCAACTGCACGACAAGGCGGCGGAGAGTATTCTCCGCCGGTTTGTCACGCTGTTCCCTCGCCGTCGATTCCCTCGTCCGGATGAATTGCTCGCACTCGACGCGGGCCGGATCAGGCGATGCGGGTTCTCTCGCGCCAAAGCCCTGGCGCTTCGAGACCTGGCCGCCAAGACGCTGGACGGCACGGTGCCGACGAGTCGCGCCATCGCGCGGTTGGACGACGACGCGATCGTCGAGCGACTCATCACGATTCGGGGGATCGGGAGGTGGACGGTCGAGATGCTCTTGATTTTTCAGCTGGGTCGTCCTGATGTGCTGCCCGTGGATGATTTCGGCGTACGAAACGGCTTTCGAATCGCGTACGGCCGCCGATCGATGCCGACGCCGAAGGAGATGTTACGATATGGACAACGGTGGAAGCCCTATCGCACTGCCGCCTCCTGGTACCTCTGGCGCGCGGCGGATCGGGTGAAGAACGGGAAAGAGAGCCCCGGCATCACAATATAG
- a CDS encoding nitroreductase family protein yields MEKLAESQYPIHDRLRRRWSPRAFAERPLEAEKVRSLFEAARWAPSSNNEQPWRFLAATRDAGTDYDRLLACLNEGNRKWVYRAPLLILSIAGLHFEDDDKPNRHAFHDTGLGAENLVLQAVALGLVAHQMAGFDVERARSTCLIPPGYEPVAMIAVGYPGDPAVLPEFLREREMKPRDRKPIGEFVFSSQWGLVSPLVG; encoded by the coding sequence ATGGAAAAGCTTGCGGAGTCTCAGTACCCCATCCATGACCGCTTGCGCCGCCGCTGGAGTCCACGCGCGTTTGCCGAACGACCCCTGGAAGCGGAGAAAGTGCGAAGTCTGTTCGAAGCCGCCCGTTGGGCGCCGTCCTCGAACAACGAACAGCCGTGGCGTTTCCTGGCTGCAACCCGCGATGCGGGAACGGATTACGATCGGCTCTTGGCATGTCTGAATGAGGGCAATCGAAAATGGGTCTATCGTGCCCCGCTGTTGATTCTGTCGATAGCGGGATTGCATTTTGAGGACGATGACAAGCCGAACCGGCACGCGTTTCACGATACGGGGCTGGGGGCAGAAAACCTGGTCCTGCAGGCGGTGGCGCTCGGGCTCGTCGCCCATCAGATGGCCGGCTTCGACGTCGAGAGGGCGCGGTCGACCTGCCTGATTCCTCCGGGGTATGAACCGGTCGCCATGATTGCCGTGGGCTATCCGGGCGACCCGGCGGTCCTGCCTGAGTTTCTGCGCGAGCGTGAGATGAAACCGCGTGACCGTAAGCCGATCGGCGAATTTGTGTTTTCGTCACAGTGGGGCCTGGTCTCGCCTCTGGTCGGGTGA
- a CDS encoding DUF2934 domain-containing protein, with the protein MSKRTTKRPESSGVKRVIFGVSGNGLHGQDLHQQIELRAYELYLQRGAGEGRADEDWFQAEREVCGEQIQPS; encoded by the coding sequence ATGTCCAAACGAACGACGAAGCGACCAGAGTCCTCGGGGGTCAAACGCGTCATCTTCGGCGTCAGCGGGAACGGGCTGCATGGTCAGGACCTCCATCAACAGATCGAGCTGCGCGCCTATGAGCTGTATCTTCAGCGGGGCGCCGGAGAGGGCCGGGCCGACGAGGACTGGTTTCAGGCGGAACGCGAAGTGTGCGGAGAACAGATCCAGCCTTCGTGA